In a genomic window of Styela clava chromosome 11, kaStyClav1.hap1.2, whole genome shotgun sequence:
- the LOC120347702 gene encoding CDP-diacylglycerol--glycerol-3-phosphate 3-phosphatidyltransferase, mitochondrial-like, which produces MSCAYMQSPGLVWCSTTCTSSYPGSTICMFFVQDQVFPGVIYLTYLCVLTCCMNRPKNTEMGTKVGHEFSWLSRYAPEFCVKGENIEILETPTDFYQKLKSEAKNAQKRIVLAALYLGNGGLEEDLVGSVIDAAKKTDNNVKVDILLDYVRGSRGENNSKTMLKPLIDQYNGSDKLTISLYHTPKLRGLLKKYLPARWNEVIGVAHLKVFIFDDTFIISGANLSNDYFVNRQDRYMVFHDCGQLADYFHQLVNTVGMFSFQLVSDTNQKLTYNGDHHPFEGDENAFKKGAQESVMALIKRHLAQNALTNVKLFQEGIISKTKLGLSNFFQYSTSFLTSISNAALSLLGFDKSIVENYESSQISTHEMTQNFISQTTSDKQNTNCKFDTWVYPTIQMGLFGIRQDEVVTETLMKTFPKGSTVSFTTGYFNVTDKYCYEVVNNAANYNILLSSPEANGFFGSKGFSGYIPAVYIHLCKKFSKKVALYNRKEDISLWEYIRDGWTFHGKGMFCYLPGEKLPSMSLIGSPNFGLRSVSRDLEAQVVVVTKNPKLQQRLHDEQNYLMKHTRKITSETFQQPRYNVPRWVAFVTFFIKRYF; this is translated from the coding sequence ATGTCTTGTGCATACATGCAGTCCCCGGGTCTGGTATGGtgtagtaccacatgcacttctagttatcctggctcaacaatttgtatgttttttgTTCAAGATCAAGTGTTCCCCGGAGTTATTTACTTAACTTACTTATGTGTCTTGACATGCTGCATGAATCGTCCTAAAAATACAGAGATGGGAACAAAAGTGGGTCATGAATTTTCGTGGTTGAGTAGGTATGCACCAGAATTTTGTGTTAAAGGAGAAAATATCGAAATCTTAGAAACTCCCACAGACTTCTACCAGAAATTGAAGAGTGAAGcaaaaaatgctcaaaaaagAATTGTGCTTGCTGCTCTTTATTTGGGAAATGGTGGCTTAGAAGAAGATCTTGTTGGTTCTGTGATTGACGCTGCAAAAAAGACTGATAATAATGTAAAAGTTGACATATTACTTGACTATGTTCGTGGATCAAGGggagaaaataattcaaaaacaaTGCTAAAACCATTAATTGACCAATACAATGGATCAGATAAATTGACAATCTCACTATATCACACTCCAAAATTAAGAggtttgttgaaaaaatatttaccagCCCGATGGAATGAAGTAATTGGAGTTGCCCATTTGAAAGTGTTTATTTTCGATGACACATTTATAATAAGTGGAGCTAACTTGAGCAATGACTACTTTGTGAATAGACAAGATCGTTATATGGTGTTTCATGATTGCGGCCAACTTGCTGATTACTTTCACCAGTTGGTAAACACAGTGGGCATGTTTTCTTTCCAGCTAGTCTCTGACACAAATCAGAAATTAACTTATAATGGCGATCATCATCCTTTCGAGGGAGATGAAAATGCATTCAAAAAAGGGGCTCAAGAGAGTGTAATGGCGTTGATTAAAAGACATCTTGCACAAAATGCACTTACTAATGTAAAGTTGTTTCAAGAAGGAATAATATCGAAGACAAAATTGGGGTTAagcaacttttttcaatattccaCATCATTTCTTACGTCCATCAGCAATGCTGCATTGTCGCTATTGGGATTCGATAAGTCTATTGTAGAGAATTATGAATCTTCACAGATTAGCACTCATGAGATGACCCAAAATTTTATCTCACAAACTACAAGTGACAAGCAGAATACCAATTGTAAATTTGATACATGGGTTTATCCCACAATACAGATGGGTCTTTTTGGTATTCGTCAGGATGAAGTTGTTACAGAAACTCTCATGAAAACGTTTCCTAAAGGAAGTACAGTGTCTTTCACGACTGGTTATTTCAATGTGACTGATAAATATTGTTACGAGGTAGTAAATAACGCTGCTAATTACAACATTTTGCTGTCATCTCCCGAGGCAAATGGTTTCTTTGGTAGTAAAGGATTTTCAGGATATATACCAGCTGTGTACATTCATTTGTGcaaaaaattctcaaaaaagGTTGCTCTATATAATAGAAAAGAAGATATTTCTCTATGGGAATATATACGTGATGGGTGGACATTTCATGGAAAAGGTATGTTCTGTTACCTACCTGGGGAAAAACTTCCAAGTATGTCATTAATTGGTTCCCCTAATTTTGGTTTACGATCTGTTAGCAGAGACTTGGAAGCACAAGTAGTTGTTGTCACAAAAAATCCCAAGCTTCAACAAAGACTTCAtgatgaacaaaattatttaatgaAGCATACAAGAAAAATTACATCTGAAACTTTTCAACAGCCGCGGTATAATGTACCTAGATGGGTTGCTTTTGTCACATTTTTCATTAAACGATACTTTTGA